Proteins encoded together in one Impatiens glandulifera chromosome 1, dImpGla2.1, whole genome shotgun sequence window:
- the LOC124929178 gene encoding secreted RxLR effector protein 161-like translates to MQKIPYESALGSLMYAQVCTRPDLAYIVGMLGRYLSNPGMDHWIVVKRVMRYLKRTKDFMLTYKKSDQLEIVGYSDSDFTGCQDSRRSTSSYIFMLAGGAISWKSVKQTLIASSTMTAEFIACHEASNHGMWLPNFVPRLKIVEGIERPLKLFCDNK, encoded by the coding sequence ATGCAGAAAATCCCTTATGAATCTGCattagggagtttgatgtatgcacaaGTTTGTACTCGACCAGATTTAGCATACATTGTCGGAATGTTGGGCAGATATCTGAGTAACCCTGGTATGGATCATTGGATAGTAGTCAAGCGGGTTATGCGGTATTTAAAAAGAACTAAAGACTTCATGCTCACATATAAGAAATCAGACCAACTGGAGATCGTTGGATATTCAGACTCGGATTTTACTGGATGCCAAGACAGTCGAAGATCCACTTCAAGTTATATCTTCATGCTTGCTGGAGGAGCAATCTCATGGAAGAGTGTTAAACAAACACTCATAGCTTCCTCTACTATGACCGCTGAATTTATAGCATGTCATGAGGCATCTAATCATGGAATGTGGTTGCCGAATTTTGTCCCTAGACTGAAAATTGTGGAAGGAATTGAAAGACCATTAAAGTTATTTTGTGACAACAAATAA